One genomic region from Cryptococcus neoformans var. grubii H99 chromosome 10, complete sequence encodes:
- a CDS encoding ATP-dependent RNA helicase DBP7, translating into MADDIELNFAVPASGIVRQIVPKKGGRWTDRVRAKREARDAFKSMKASPLPVQTPPLPIVSASGHAPKPAITKSVPTPAPVSRHPQPKTQVAASPRFTNATAGPSRPAPPPRGISTDSRKTTSISAPASTKPRTSLPANAFELPPLPPQAGPSRQHPAEKPKAPQFISSLFTSAPLPGVKSSIAPEILTGAPSNAPVDTTTFQGLGLNKLLINHLKGKMGVEKPTGIQRSCLPYMLSSPLNPDKKAGDEGPEEEPLRDVLIQAQTGSGKTLSYLLPIVQTLLPLSRLSYIDRSIGTLAIILAPTRELAQQISKVLEQLLHMSFAASKEGIDGEDEDDRPFTRWLVSGLLTGGSTRTHEKAKLRKGVPILVSTPGRLLDHLQNTMSFQCAKTMFLVLDEADRLMDLGFEETIQGIIKALEGRRRNEINIEKEMDKEGGGTMRWPFWDRGRLNVLCSATVDAKVERLAGAALRNPILFRSEKDEAEAKKKAEGKDDAVTKALNEAQAVVIPQESEEKFTPPSQLSQKYVVLPTKLRLVALVALLRSLVSSVAKGINVNNGMKIIVFLSSTDAVDFHWKLLGGVQMGQQEQQADEENEKDEEEEGESTEELDSDGESKPKKAKRKTKSKSTDDIVFLTSPLFPNTTLHRLHGSLPLRTRLASLKAFATASSQPSVLFATSVASRGLDLPLVRAVVQYDLPTEGGANEYVHRVGRTARAGKGGEAWAFVSPSEQGWVKWIEGKMGAAEGKSGVSLGQVGVEDVLRKGFGGKSYEYEARATDVQLSFENWVLASEQNAALARKAFASFVRAYSTHPLEEKQFFHIKLLHLGHLAKSFALREAPAQLANALSVGKSKKPKSKAVSSATQPGKRKRDEDEDEMGERGGKELTARNETERRMYEAVRKQGRTIKSGGKLGEFSGKGQNKGQKAAATGGEFHIVNAGELERLVAKRK; encoded by the exons ATGGCTGACGATATAGAGCTCAACTTTGCTGTACCAGCATCAGGTATCGTGAGGCAAATAGTCCCGAAGAaaggtggaagatggacTGACAG AGTAAGAGCGAAGAGAGAAGCAAGGGATGCCTTCAAAAGCATGAAAGCGAGCCCTTTACCGGTACAAACCCCACCTCTACCTATTGTTTCCGCATCCGGACACGCTCCCAAACCGGCCATAACCAAGTCAGTCCCTACACCTGCGCCGGTGTCTCGACATCCGCAACCTAAGACCCAGGTAGCCGCATCACCTCGATTTACAAATGCGACTGCTGGTCCATCTCGTCCTGCGCCTCCTCCACGAGGTATCAGCACAGATTCTCGTAAAACTACTTCCATATCCGCTCCCGCCTCCACTAAGCCACGAACTTCTCTCCCTGCCAACGCTTTCGAGCTCCCTCCTTTACCTCCTCAAGCTGGGCCATCTCGGCAGCACCCCGCGGAAAAGCCCAAGGCTCCCCAGTTTATTTCATCTCTGTTTACATCTGCTCCCCTCCCCGGCGTAAAATCGTCTATTGCTCCAGAGATACTTACCGGCGCCCCGTCCAACGCACCTGTGGACACGACAACATTCCAGGGTTTGGGCCTCAACAAGCTCCTCATCAATCATTTGAAAGGAAAAATGGGGGTAGAGAAGCCGACAGGTATCCAACGAAGCTGTTTGCCTTACATGCTCTCGTCGCCTTTGAATCCTGACAAAAAGGCTGGGGATGAAGGCCCGGAAGAGGAACCCCTTCGCGATGTCCTCATACAGGCGCAGACTGGTTCCGGTAAAACTCTTTCCTATCTCCTCCCTATAGTCCAgactcttctccctctgtCAAGATTATCGTACATAGATCGCTCGATCGGTACTTTGGCCATTATCCTAGCGCCCACTCGAGAACTCGCCCAACAGATTTCCAAGGTGCTCGAACAGCTATTGCATATGTCCTTTGCTGCATCCAAGGAAGGTATTGAtggcgaggatgaggatgatagACCATTTACTCGATGGTTAGTTTCAGGTTTATTAACTGGTGGATCAACGAGGACACACGAAAAAGCAAAGTTGAGGAAAGGTGTTCCGATCCTGGTGTCTACTCCCGGTCGACTGCTGGACCATTTGCAGAACACTATGTCTTTCCAGTGCGCCAAAACGATGTTTCTCGTTCTTGATGAAGCGGATAGACTTATGGATCTTGGTTTTGAAGAGACGATTCAGGGTATCATCAAGGCGCTGGAGGGTAGAAGGAGAAATGAAATTAACAttgagaaagagatggataaaGAGGGAGGTGGTACCATGCGTTGGCCCTTTTGGGACCGAGGACGACTCAATGTCCTGTGTTCCGCTACTGTCGATGCCAAGGTTGAGAGACTTGCAGGAGCTGCTCTGAGAAACCCCATTCTCTTCCGTTCGGAGAAGGACGAAGCAgaagccaagaagaaggctgaagGCAAAGATGACGCTGTCACTAAAGCTCTCAACGAAGCTCAGGCCGTTGTTATTCCTCAGGAATCTGAAGAAAAGTTTACTCCCCCTTCCCAACTTTCGCAAAAATATGTGGTTCTGCCCACCAAACTTCGACTTGTCGCACTTGTTGCTCTCCTCCGATCACTTGTTTCGTCTGTGGCCAAGGGCATAAACGTAAATAATGGTATGAAGATCATTGTGTTTTTGAGCTCTACGGATGCAGTAGACTTCCACTGGAAGCTACTTGGTGGAGTGCAGATGGGTCAGCAGGAACAACAggcagatgaagaaaatgaaaaagatgaggaggaagaaggggaaagtACCGAGGAACTCGACTCTGACGGCGAATCGAAACCCAAGAAGGCCAAACGCAAGACCAAATCCAAGTCTACCGACGACATTGTGTTTCTtacctctcctctcttcccgaACACTACCCTTCATCGATTACACGgttccctccctcttcgGACCCGTCTCGCCTCCCTCAAGGCTTTTGCCACCGCATCTTCCCAGCCCTCTGTACTCTTCGCCACTTCGGTAGCTTCGCGTGGTCTCGATCTTCCACTTGTCAGGGCGGTCGTACAATACGATCTTCCCACAGAAGGTGGTGCAAACGAGTATGTGCACAGAGTTGGTCGTACCGCCCGAGCGGGTAAGGGTGGCGAGGCATGGGCATTTGTCTCGCCTAGTGAGCAAGGTTGGGTTAAGTGGATCGAGGGCAAGATGGGCGCCGCCGAAGGCAAGAGTGGTGTAAGCCTTGGTCAAGTTGGTGTGGAGGATGTCTTGAGGAAAGGATTCGGGGGCAAGTCTTACGAGTACGAAGCGAGAGCGACGGATGTGCAGTTGAGCTTTGAAAATTGGGTTTTGGCATCTGAGCAG AATGCTGCGCTTGCACGAAAAGCTTTTGCTTCCTTCGTTCGAGCTTACTCTACCCACCCTCTCGAGGAGAAGCAATTCTTCCACATAAAGCTGCTTCATTTGGGCCATTTGGCCAAATCCTTTGCGTTGCGAGAAGCGCCTGCTCAGTTAGCCAATGCTCTTTCAGTTGGTAAATCCAAAAAGCCCAAGTCCAAAGCTGTATCTAGCGCCACCCAGCcaggaaagaggaagagagatgaggatgaggatgagatgggagaGCGAGGAGGCAAGGAGTTGACCGCTAGAAACGAGacagagagaagaatgtACGAGGCGGTCAGGAAGCAAGGAAGGACGATCAAGAGTGGTGGTAAACTGGGGGAGTTCTCAGGGAAAGGCCAGAACAAGGGACAAAAGGCAGCAGCAACTGGAGGAGAGTTCCATATTGTCAATGCGGGAGAGTTGGAGCGGCTGGTCGCAAAGAGGAAGTAA
- a CDS encoding DNA-directed RNA polymerase III subunit RPC8, with translation MFVLVGVRDTVPVAPKTFDISSATTIEDALNTKYANKLVPEKGLALSVFDILTAEDGKVTWGNGLMYYKVSFRLMLFAPFVGEVIVGRVLSTTKSYIRVSLGFFQDIYIVPSLLPPNSAYDPQQKAFFWVASDDESTLTQEQLLNTVISERLYIDPGEAIRFRVDSIEWQDVRPTPQAMLAEMNGEAVEGKGPIEKAGFKILATIAESGLGVTAWWPGREENDGMYEE, from the exons ATGTTCGTCCTCGTTGGCGTCCGA GATACCGTCCCTGTGGCTCCGAAAACTTTCGATATTTCATCTGCCACTACCATAGAAGATGCTTTGAATACCAA ATACGCAAACAAGCTTGTTCCAGAAAAGGGTTTGGCCCTCTCAGTGTTCGATATTCTCACAGCTGAAGATGGTAAAGTGACCTGGGGGAATGGCTTAATGTATTATAAGG TGTCTTTCAGATTAATGCTCTTCGCACCTTTTGTTGGAGAAGTTATCGTCGGCCGGGTTCTCTCAACCACCAAGTCTTACATTCGAG TATCTCTGGGCTTTTTCCAGGATATCTACATTGTCCCTTCGCTTTTACCTCCGAATTCCGCCTA TGATCCTCAACAGAAAGCATTTTTCTGGGTGGCTAGTGATGATGAGTCGACCTTGACCCAAGAACAATTGTTAAACACCGTAATCTCTG AGAGATTATATATAGATCCGGGAGAGGCGATTCGTTTCCGTGTAGACTCCATCGAATGGCAAGACGTGCGTCCTACGCCTCAGGCCATGTTGGCGGAGATGAACGGCgaggcggtggaggggaagggCCCCATTGAGAAGGCTGGCTTTAAGATCTTG GCGACAATAGCTGAATCAGGGCTTGGTGTGACAGCTTGGTGGCCTggacgagaagaaaatgaTGGGATGTACGAGGAGTAA
- a CDS encoding large subunit ribosomal protein L18Ae produces the protein MARFTEYSVVGRTLPTEADPAPKLYRMRIFAPNEVVAKSRYWYYLRQLKKAKKAHGEIVALNVIHEKKPLKVKNFAIWLRYDSRSGTHNMVKEFRALSRAEAVESMYQDMAARHRARFRNVQILRVAEVEKKDDIRRPYIKQLLEPGLKFPLPHRRTKSKAWFAANRPSTWA, from the exons ATGGCTCGTTTCACCGAGTACTCTGTTGTGGGCCGAACCCTCCCTACTGAGGCGGACCCTGCTCCCAAGCTCTA CCGCATGAGGATCTTTGCCCCCAACGAGGTCGTCGCCAAGTCCCGATACTGGTACTACCTTCGTcagttgaagaaggccaagaaggctCACGGTGAGATCGTTGCCCTCAACGTC ATTCACGAGAAGAAACCCCTTAAGGTTAAGAACTTCGCTATCTGGCTCCGATACGACTCTCGATCTGGTACCCACAAC ATGGTCAAGGAGTTCCGTGCTCTTTCCCGTGCCGAGGCCGTCGAGTCTATGTACCAGGACATGGCTGCCCGACACCGTGCTCGATTCAGGAATGTTCAGATCCTCCGTGTTgctgaggttgagaagaaggacgacaTCAGGAGGCCTTACATCAAGCAGCTCCTCGAGCCCGGGCTCAAgttccctctcccccacCGAAGGACCAAGTCCAAGGCTTGGTTCGCCGCCAACAGGCCT TCTACCTGGGCTTAA
- a CDS encoding ubiquitin-protein ligase E3 C, which yields MFDPAFLLSNSKSNNVNLSTSTSTSSSDLLSSVRAERLAREEKRHQELAAIEIQKVWRGRKVARDFRERILEDLEKSLGIEGGLNVEKAGREMVVLLRDAKNQKDTDRKQIVSANWCDLGLQLKDGRPNLVEPLNRDPGWGRILGLLSIRLLHVVDCNPTTIHVPSILSGLEAIAAPFSYIGFPAQLGDTARHEWLEAVLNNQWVDKLVSILSKLISASLPKKKHPSISPIIRLLASPLSVASSSQLSPILAPLVNQLFAIPNLPSSLPLQALTYLSANFHIFDIVIPFASQNRKILTEGRLSDELGKTYFLANLVIFGISGQLLSRSGIHGAAAWMSVVGAVLSQMQDGWGKWIEGITQDEDVIMEPTMEDSDDEIPDDTVVMPSRKPSRPRRITLPQTICSKLVLLSTPSHISILTQYILSPPRGAPATLLTDFSSFFLGMLSAYRGSPKWEAVLDSLVDGRKGLALLKSIWRDGVRGKWEGTEDRSAWEQFSDNPVAPCLLLLTHMYCHYLLLTPDDEFFSPACNPFNTDEVLQLAAIWRDLAYWGYICGVSSPGGAVNGKGRDRRGNEEARTLFTKGVTRVVERNARRQFASSDFWVMKTQMDMQGFVEAAVYEDAELSGLNDEERDVTSDTLPRWARARHRYSKRQMAYISPRLGLLNNLPMAVPFETRVQVFQMFIEADKAKLGIEYHGRMFRSSAKIRRDHVAQDGFDELSNLGPALKGRVDITFVDQYGITEAGIDGGGLYKEFLTILSKEVFDSNRGLWLVTDQNELYPNPHSYASESHNLSWYRFIGQVLGKAIYDGILVDVTFAAFFLAKWLGRQSYLDDLASLDKDLYKGLIILKNDPKPEDMALTFSTTIEEFGVQRQIDLVPGGSDIPVTAENRHEYIQLVCKYKLDKQIAAQSKAFFIGLSDLLDAKWLRMFDQQELQQLIGGEEKPIDLKDLKAHCNFDGFPNDVTPALFWKVVQEFTEEQKRALLRFVTSCSRPPLLGFSQLNPQFGVRFNGGDMDRLPSASACFNLLKLPGYTTEATLRAKLLQAINSGAGFDMS from the exons ATGTTCGATCCAGCCTTCCTTTTGTCCAACTCGAAGAGCAACAATGTCAACCTCTCAACCAGCACGTCCACAAGCTCATCGGACTTACTAAGCTCTGTCCGGGCAGAACGACTCgctcgagaagagaagcgTCATCAAGAATTGGCAGCTATCGAAATACAAAAAGTctggaggggaaggaaggtaGCAAGGGATTTCAGAGAAAGGATATTGGAGGATCTGGAGAAGAGCTTGGGAATAGAAGGAGGACTCAATGTGGAAAAGgcggggagagagatggtggtACTATTGAGAGATGCCAAAAACCAAAAGGACACAGATCGAAAACAGATTGTGTCAGCCAACTGGTGCGATCTTGGTCTCCAGCTAAAAG ATGGAAGACCGAATCTCGTTGAACCATTAAATCGTGACCCGGGGTGGGGTCGGATATTGGGTCTGCTTAGTATAAGGCTATTGCATGTAGTAGATTGTAATCCAAC CACTATACATGTTCCCTCTATATTATCCGGGCTGGAGGCAATTGCCGCCCCTTTCTCTTACATCGGATTCCCAGCCCAGCTTGGCGATACCGCTCGACATGAATGGTTAGAAGCGGTCCTAAATAACCAATGGGTTGACAAACTCGTGTCGATCCTGTCGAAATTAATATCAGCAAGC TTACCTAAGAAGAAACATCCATCTATCTCGCCCATCATCAGGCTTCTCGCTTCCCCGCTGTCGgtagcttcttcttcgcagCTCTCTCCCATCCTCGCACCACTGGTTAACCAACTCTTTGCCATTCCTAACCTTCCCTCTTCGTTACCTTTACAAGCTTTGACATATTTATCAGCCAATTTCCATATTTTTGACATTGTGATCCCGTTTGCGTCACAAAACCGCAAGATTTTGACCGAAGGTCGATTGTCGGATGAGCTGGGCAAGACTTATTTCCTCGCTAATTTGGTGATATTTGGCATATCTGGCCAGCTGCTTTCTCGAAGTGGTATTCATGGTGCCGCCGCTTGGATGAGCGTCGTTGGAGCAGTTCTAAGTCAAATGCAGGATGGCTGGGGGAAGTGGATTGAGGGGATCACACAAGATGAGGACGTAATCATGGAGCCGACCATGGAAGACAGTGACGATGAAATACCTGATGACACGGTTGTTATGCCTTCGCGTAAACCGTCCCGTCCTCGAAGAATAACACTTCCTCAGACGATATGTTCAAAGCTCGTGCTTTTGTCAACTCCGTCTCACATCTCGATTTTGACTCAGTATATCCTTTCCCCTCCAAGAGGTGCACCGGCAACTCTTCTGACCGatttttcttccttttttctgGGGATGTTGAGCGCTTATCGAGGCAGTCCGAAGTGGGAAGCTGTATTAGATTCCCTTGTAGATGGGAGAAAGGGACTGGCGTTACTGAAGAGCATCTGGAGAGACGGTGTGAGAGGCAAATGGGAAGGTACTGAGGATCGTTCTGCTTGGGAACAGTTCTCAGACA ATCCTGTCGCTCCATGCCTCCTTCTGTTGACTCACATGTACTGCCATTATCTTCTCCTCACGCCCGATGACGAATTTTTCTCTCCTGCTTGCAACCCCTTCAACACAGACGAAGTATTGCAACTCGCAGCTATCTGGAGGGATCTTGCCTACTGGGGTTATATCTGTGGAGTCTCGTCTCCTGGAGGAGCCGTGAATGGTAAAGGAAGGGATAGGAGAGGGAACGAAGAGGCGAGAACACTATTCACCAAGGGAGTCACCCGCGTTGTTGAAAGGAA TGCGAGACGACAGTTCGCCAGTTCCGACTTCTGGGTCATGAAAACCCAAATGGATATGCAAGGCTTCGTTGAAGCAGCAGT CTATGAAGACGCTGAGCTTTCTGGTCTGaacgatgaagaaagagacgTCACCTCTGATACTTTGCCCCGTTGGGCTCGGGCGCGGCACAGATATAGCAAGCGTCAGATGGCATACATTTCTCCGAGACTGGGCCTACTGAACAATTTACCCATGGCTGTCCCCTTCGAAACCAGAGTGCAAGTTTTCCAGATGTTCATCGA GGCGGACAAGGCAAAACTGGGCATCGAATATCACGGCAGAATGTTCAGATCCTCGGCCAAAATCAGAAGAGACCATGTAGCCCAGGACGGGTTCGACGAACTATCCAACTTGGGTCCAGCCTTGAAAGGGAGGGTCGATATAACTTTTGTCGATCAGTATGGAATTACTGAGGCGGGCATAGATGGCGGTGGGCTATATAAAGAGTTCTTAACTAT TTTGTCGAAGGAGGTGTTTGATAGCAACCGAGGCCTGTGGCTGGTGACTGATCAAAACGAGCTTTATCCAAATCCGCATTCTTATGCGTCTGAAT CCCATAATCTGAGTTGGTATCGATTT ATTGGTCAAGTGTTGGGCAAAGCCATTTATGACGGAATATTGGTCGATGTCACTTTTGCCGCATTTTTTT TGGCAAAATGGCTCGGAAGACAATCTTATTTAGACGACCTCGCGTCTTTAGACAAAGATCTCTACAAGGGCCTTATCA TTTTGAAGAACGATCCTAAACCGGAGGATATGGCGCTGACATTTTCCACTACTATCGAGG AATTCGGTGTCCAAAGGCAGATTGACCTTGTACCCGGAGGCTCCGATATACCTGTCACAGCAGAAAACAGGCATGAAT ACATTCAGCTTGTCTGTAAATACAAGCTAGACAAACAAATCGCAGCCCAAAGCaaagccttcttcattgGTCTCTCAGATCTTCTTGATGCAAAAT GGCTGCGCATGTTCGACCAGCAAGAACTCCAGCAACTGATCGgaggtgaagaa AAACCTATCGATCTCAAGGACCTCAAAGCTCACTGCAATTTCGATGGATTTCCGAACGATGTCACCCCGGCGCTTTTTTGGAAGGTGGTTCAAGAATTCACGGAAGAGCAAAAGAGGGCCCTGTTGCGTTTTGTCACGAGTTGTTCTAGGCCGCCACT GCTTGGATTCTCGCAGCTGAACCCTCAATTTGGAGTGCGGTTCAACGGAGGGGACATGGACAGATTGCCGTCGGCGT CTGCCTGTTTCAACCTTCTGAAGTTGCCAGGATATACT ACTGAGGCGACTTTGCGAGCTAAACTTCTTCAGGCCATCAACTCCGGAGCAGGATTCGATATGTCGTAA